A region from the Acyrthosiphon pisum isolate AL4f chromosome A1, pea_aphid_22Mar2018_4r6ur, whole genome shotgun sequence genome encodes:
- the LOC100163734 gene encoding uncharacterized protein LOC100163734 precursor, with protein MNGKIVLCFAVVFIGQAMSAATGTTPEVEDIKKVAEQMSQTFMSVANHLVGITPNSADAQKSIEKIRTIMNKGFTDMETEANKMKDIVRKNADPKLVEKYDELEKELKKHLSTAKDMFEDKVVKPIGEKVELKKITENVIKTTKDMEATMNKAIDGFKKQ; from the exons ATGAACGGAAAAATTGTCTTGTGTTTCGCGGTCGTCTTCATTGGACAG GCCATGTCAGCCGCAACCGGTACTACACCTGAAGTCGAAGACATTAAAAAAGTTGCTGAACAAATGTCACAAACTTTTATGTCTGTTGCCAATCACTTAGTGGGAATTACCCCTAACTCTGCCGATGCCCAAAAATCCATTGAAAAGATTAGAACTATAATGAATAAAGGATTCACAGAc ATGGAAACCGAAGCTAATAAAATGAAGGATATCGTTCGCAAAAACGCTGACCCGAAATTGGTTGAAAAATACGATGAATTAGAAAAGGAGTTGAAAAAACATCTTAGTACAGCCAAAGACATGTTCGAAGATAAAGTCGTCAAACCCATCGGCGAAAAGGTAGAATTAAAGAAAATCACCGAAAACGTTATCAAAACTACCAAGGATATGGAA GCTACCATGAACAAGGCCATCGACGGATTTAAGAAACaatga
- the LOC100571382 gene encoding uncharacterized protein LOC100571382 isoform X1, with the protein MCFKITMFWFMLNIFFMISAISQVRGSNKNSTKVSNSLHQVKNEPSVLMLKDGKGNTYKYIYPNDMDQFSKMSTLGNKNSSTVIHLPPGILKSENASCDTSDSPVDHQYVRILNSTMPERPQTTNPKNSITEHKQSSPGSKANPIVAFMLPKTTGGEPCEEENTAVSINENEPTETTTIKDCKTEKEEDGNDADDSTVIKSIYNDSNHPKDISKNDQILSSQINNVKYESSNNQQNSQKSCDARNGLILLVENDIKLKLFLNSNGILDKLSLVNSRKNSTIKSNNELSSEEDVTSK; encoded by the exons atgtgttttaaaattacgaTGTTTTggtttatgttaaatatattttttatgatttccgCTATTTCACAG gtacgcggatcaaataaaaattctacAAAAGTGTCAAATAGTCTTCACCAAGTGAAAAACGAACCAAGTGTATTGATGCTAAAGGATGGTAAGGGTAATACGTACAAGTATATTTATCCAAATGATATGGACCAATTTTCTAAGATGAGTACTCTCGGTAATAAAAATTCTTCTACGGTGATACACTTACCACCGGGAATATTGAAATCTGAAAATGCTTCTTGTGATACAAGTGATAGTCCTGTAGATCATCAGTACGTAAGGATATTAAATTCTACAATGCCTGAGAGACCCCAGACCACTAACCCAAAAAATTCAATTACTGAACATAAACAATCTTCACCTGGCTCTAAGGCTAATCCTATAGTGGCTTTTATGTTGCCGAAGACCACAGGAGGAGAACCGTGTGAAGAAGAAAATACTGCCGTTTCGATAAATGAAAACGAACCAACTGAGACTACTACCATAAAAGATTGTAAAACAGAAAAAGAAGAGGATGGGAATGATGCAGATGATAGTACAGTTATCAAATCAATCTATAATGATAGTAATCATCCgaaagatatttcaaaaaatgaccaaatattatcatctcaaataaataatgtaaaatacgaGAGCTCAAACAATCAACAGAATTCGCAAAAATCGTGTGACGCCCGCAACGGCTTAATATTATTGGTcgaaaatgatattaaattaaaactttttttaaattcaaacggaATATTGGATAAATTGTCCCTGGTGAACAGTAGAAAAAATTCAACGATAAAATCAAACAACGAACTTTCCTCCGAAGAAGACGTCACATCTAAATAG
- the LOC100571382 gene encoding uncharacterized protein LOC100571382 isoform X2 — protein sequence MLKDGKGNTYKYIYPNDMDQFSKMSTLGNKNSSTVIHLPPGILKSENASCDTSDSPVDHQYVRILNSTMPERPQTTNPKNSITEHKQSSPGSKANPIVAFMLPKTTGGEPCEEENTAVSINENEPTETTTIKDCKTEKEEDGNDADDSTVIKSIYNDSNHPKDISKNDQILSSQINNVKYESSNNQQNSQKSCDARNGLILLVENDIKLKLFLNSNGILDKLSLVNSRKNSTIKSNNELSSEEDVTSK from the coding sequence ATGCTAAAGGATGGTAAGGGTAATACGTACAAGTATATTTATCCAAATGATATGGACCAATTTTCTAAGATGAGTACTCTCGGTAATAAAAATTCTTCTACGGTGATACACTTACCACCGGGAATATTGAAATCTGAAAATGCTTCTTGTGATACAAGTGATAGTCCTGTAGATCATCAGTACGTAAGGATATTAAATTCTACAATGCCTGAGAGACCCCAGACCACTAACCCAAAAAATTCAATTACTGAACATAAACAATCTTCACCTGGCTCTAAGGCTAATCCTATAGTGGCTTTTATGTTGCCGAAGACCACAGGAGGAGAACCGTGTGAAGAAGAAAATACTGCCGTTTCGATAAATGAAAACGAACCAACTGAGACTACTACCATAAAAGATTGTAAAACAGAAAAAGAAGAGGATGGGAATGATGCAGATGATAGTACAGTTATCAAATCAATCTATAATGATAGTAATCATCCgaaagatatttcaaaaaatgaccaaatattatcatctcaaataaataatgtaaaatacgaGAGCTCAAACAATCAACAGAATTCGCAAAAATCGTGTGACGCCCGCAACGGCTTAATATTATTGGTcgaaaatgatattaaattaaaactttttttaaattcaaacggaATATTGGATAAATTGTCCCTGGTGAACAGTAGAAAAAATTCAACGATAAAATCAAACAACGAACTTTCCTCCGAAGAAGACGTCACATCTAAATAG
- the LOC107882901 gene encoding homeobox protein 13-like translates to MIFHLIILTTTSLFSQVKCRTYVPEKDFVEHNLNRRQTNNLTHNPAYNPTEQQQIAFVDKGQYPNGWNQNIIKGYYRSPIIFSDKAPVTINYRGIRSGPGQPPDGFKNSYPIVISSQGKVTVNYDDSQDDVAPPINQEICQLTNIMVELPSGIVLPYIKFKTISPYLPAEDQKSEIRVILDNKNMTYKQFQETLRYYGCGDLEDSPRPSEIGSTNHVTLANGTLKVEMDEYRNIVSSLTSGSETLMVPNVVSGKYSLYRSLIADELPELRGSSFVITHEGMVVPFSLYYAVDREHFQRPPTAAVVPCKVRQIKWRDGKLVDVQTVRHVIDALRNPTMINFIFPNGKRMPFVRCSVEEPTDSYDYDPEKVMVDVGQCKNVLLSHFNDILKAVHIPDDNCKNKRFNPPAVFALDPKCLNMTDIYNMTDPVNPQTNNCTELMNKTTNPSTCRKMDNITTIESKNNTTETPDCTEIYIKNQQNSSSSITEGNKMPIVKSNNDQTETKNKTVSPPNLTSKNTTDSNTTTTINPNQATMTSTHQNSSNPVSGYKEEPTMNDNNQNQAETKNTTSPNFVNNTSNSNITNTNKKYEPNDTSNSTVTTEIRNDTTTDQNNNQNSSNPAVIEGDTIPITTAGNNNHTETKDTTTTSVPNITGNTTGLNNTNTDKIYKPNDTSNNTVTAETRNNTDLNYTAVVTENRQNGSNPVNRTNDVPAVTNTNNYQNLTETINTTASTPSYTENTKVGSNAGRKDNDTYTGSNENPSVNNTAETIQTSGATRASDAADDVGPVENGKKIPETNTGIDDETSDDAYNITTTGKTETNQPTPIYTETIKSPNNNSVTNNATKIINIILY, encoded by the exons ATGATATTTCACTTGATAATACTGACGACCACGTCATTATTTTCGCAA gtGAAATGTAGGACTTACGTTCCGGAAAAAGATTTTGTGGAACATAATCTTAATCGTCGACAGACAAACAATCTTACGCACAATCCTGCGTACAATCCTACAGAACAGCAACAAATAGCATTCGTTGACAAAGGACAATACCCAAATGGAtggaatcaaaatattataaaaggatATTATCGTTCgccaataatattttcagacaAAGCGCCAGTAACAATTAACTACAGAGGTATTCGCAGCGGTCCGGGACAACCACCGGATGGATTTAAAAACTCCTATCCAATAGTAATTTCATCTCAAGGTAAGGTTACTGTGAATTACGACGATAGTCAGGACGACGTAGCGCCACCGATCAACCAGGAAATTTGCCAGTTGACCAACATCATGGTCGAGCTTCCGAGTGGTATCGTTCTGCCATATATAAAATTCAAGACCATCAGTCCTTATTTGCCAGCTGAAGACCAAAAATCAGAAATCCGTGTTATACTTGACAACAAAAACATGACGTACAAACAGTTCCAAGAAACTTTGCGGTATTACGGTTGTGGTGATCTAGAGGACTCGCCGCGACCGTCGGAAATCGGCTCGACCAACCACGTCACATTGGCCAACGGTACACTGAAAGTAGAAATGGACGAATACCGGAACATAGTGAGCAGCTTAACATCGGGATCGGAAACTTTAATGGTGCCCAACGTCGTTAGCGGAAAGTATTCACTGTACCGTTCTCTCATAGCGGACGAATTGCCGGAGCTGAGAGGTTCATCATTTGTCATCACGCACGAGGGAATGGTAGTGCCGTTTTCGTTGTACTACGCCGTGGACAGAGAACATTTCCAAAGGCCACCGACGGCTGCAGTTGTTCCCTGCAAGGTTCGGCAGATCAAATGGCGTGACGGCAAACTAGTGGATGTGCAGACAGTGAGACACGTGATTGATGCCCTGAGGAACCCGACGATGATCAACTTTATTTTCCCAAACGGGAAACGCATGCCGTTCGTCCGGTGTAGTGTGGAAGAGCCGACCGACTCATACGACTACGATCCGGAAAAAGTGATGGTGGACGTGGGCCAGTGCAAAAACGTTCTGTTGTCGCATTTCAACGACATCCTTAAGGCTGTGCATATTCCTGACGACAACTGTAAAAACAAACGGTTTAATCCTCCCGCAGTGTTCGCATTGGATCCAAAGTGTCTGAATATgactgatatttataatatgacggACCCTGTGAATCCCCAAACTAATAATTGCACAGAACTCATGAATAAAACTACCAACCCTAGCACATGTAGAAAAATGGACAACATAACTACTATAGAGTCCAAAAATAATACTACTGAAACCCCAGACTGtacagaaatatatattaaaaatcaacaaaatagtTCTAGTTCAATTACTGAAGGCAATAAAATGCCTATAGTTAAAAGCAACAATGACCAAACTGAAACTAAGAACAAAACGGTAAGTCCACCAAACCTAACATCAAAAAATACAACCGATTCAAATACTACCACTACTATCAATCCTAACCAGGCAACAATGACTTCAACTCACCAAAATTCTTCTAATCCAGTTTCTGGATATAAAGAAGAACCTACAATGAACGACAACAATCAAAACCAAGCAGAAACTAAAAACACAACAAGTCCAAACTTTGTGAATAATACCAGTAATTCAAATATTactaacacaaataaaaaatacgaacCCAACGACACTAGCAACAGTACCGTAACTACGGAAATTAGAAATGATACTACTACCGATcaaaataataaccaaaacaGTTCTAATCCTGCAGTTATTGAAGGCGATACAATCCCCATAACGACTGCAGGCAACAATAACCATACTGAAACTAAGGACACAACTACTACAAGTGTACCAAACATTACTGGAAATACGACTGGTTTGAATAATACCAATacagacaaaatatataaacctaaTGACACCAGCAACAATACCGTAACTGCCGAAACTAGAAATAATACTGATTTAAACTATACTGCAGTAGTAACGGAGAATCGTCAAAACGGTTCTAATCCAGTGAATAGAACTAACGATGTACCAGCAGTAACCAATACCAACAATTACCAAAATCTGACAGAAACTATAAACACAACAGCAAGTACGCCGAGTTATACGGAAAATACGAAGGTCGGGTCAAATGCGGGCAGAAAAGACAATGATACTTATACCGGAAGTAATGAAAACCCCAGTGTCAACAATACCGCAGAAACGATACAGACTTCCGGCGCGACCAGAGCATCCGACGCTGCAGATGACGTCGGACCTGTGGAAAATGGCAAAAAAATTCCCGAAACGAATACTGGAATCGACGATGAAACGTCAGATGACGCATACAACATTACAACGACTGGGAAGACGGAAACCAATCAACCCACTCCAATCTATACTGAAACCATTAAAAGTCCTAATAACAATTCCGTGACGAATAACGCTACgaaaatcataaacataatcTTGTACTGA